Proteins found in one Sorghum bicolor cultivar BTx623 chromosome 1, Sorghum_bicolor_NCBIv3, whole genome shotgun sequence genomic segment:
- the LOC8076604 gene encoding uncharacterized oxidoreductase At4g09670, producing MSSAAAPDPDQPPRPVRFGILGCASIARKLARAMLLAPGAAVAAVGSRSEEKARLFAADNGLDVAATRLHGSYEAILDDPDVDAVYLPLPTSLHVRWATAAAARGKHVLLEKPTALCAADLDAILAACDAAGVQFMDSTMWMHHPRTARMRDTVDDKDAIGDIATINSVFSFRANEDFLQNDIRVKPDLDALGALGDAGWYCIRAILWAVGYELPKTVIALRDPVKNRAGVLLACGATLYWADGKTATFSCSFLSNLTMDITLVGTNGTIHVTDFVIPYEENLAEFHVASKSSFAELHIGWDPLPSKHVITTDLPQEALMVQEFARLVQEIRDAGCKPEGKWPAITRKTQLVLDAVKASIDKGSEPVEVAS from the exons ATGTCGTCCGCCGCGGCGCCAGACCCAGACCAGCCGCCGCGCCCCGTGCGCTTCGGCATCCTTGGCTGCGCCTCCATCGCGCGCAAGCTTGCGCGCGCCATGCTGCTCGCGCCCGGCGCagccgtcgccgccgtcggGAGCCGCTCCGAGGAGAAGGCCCGCCTCTTCGCCGCCGACAACGGCCTCGACGTCGCGGCCACCCGCCTCCACGGCTCCTACGAGGCGATCCTCGACGACCCGGACGTGGACGCCGTCTACCTCCCGCTCCCCACCAGCCTCCACGTGCGCtgggccaccgccgccgccgcgagggGCAAGCACGTGCTCCTAGAGAAGCCCACCGCGCTGTGCGCCGCCGACCTCGACGCCATCCTCGCCGCCTGCGACGCCGCGGGGGTCCAGTTCATGGACTCCACCATGTGGATGCACCACCCGCGCACCGCCAGGATGCGggacaccgtcgacgacaaggacGCCATTGGGGACATCGCAACG ATTAACAGTGTGTTCAGCTTTCGAGCAAACGAAGATTTCCTCCAGAATGACATCAGAGTAAAGCCAGATCTTGATGCCCTGGGTGCACTTGGTGATGCTGGGTGGTACTGCATCCGTGCAATCCTGTGGGCTGTTGGCTATGAGTTGCCCAAGACTGTGATCGCACTGCGCGACCCTGTAAAGAACCGAGCTGGCGTGCTTCTTGCGTGTGGCGCGACATTGTACTGGGCAGATGGCAAGACTGCCACCTTCAGCTGCTCTTTCCTGAGCAATCTCACCATGGATATCACCTTGGTTGGCACGAATGGAACTATCCATGTCACTGACTTTGTCATCCCATACGAGGAGAATTTGGCGGAGTTCCACGTGGCTTCGAAGTCAAGCTTTGCTGAGCTCCACATTGGATGGGATCCTCTGCCAAGCAAGCACGTTATCACAACGGACCTGCCACAGGAGGCCCTGATGGTCCAGGAATTCGCGAGGCTCGTGCAGGAGATCCGGGATGCTGGGTGTAAGCCTGAGGGGAAGTGGCCGGCCATCACCCGGAAGACGCAGCTGGTTTTGGATGCTGTGAAAGCCTCGATTGACAAAGGATCTGAGCCAGTTGAGGTGGCTAGTTAA